A segment of the Allosaccharopolyspora coralli genome:
GTTGGCGCGGGAGAGCCCGACCTCGTCGGCGACCTCGGACAGACTCAGCCCGTCGGGGTGTCGCGCGAGCACGCGCCGAACGGCCCGTTGCCACGAGTGATCCACCGCGACCACCTCGCCCAGTTGCATCGCTTTCGCATCGATTCTACCCTCGTCACCGTCTCCTTCGTGGTGAAGGGAGTCGAGATGGCGAACAAGAGCAGGGCTCCGACACTGCACCGGCTGCCACGCCCGGTCACCGAACGCTGGGACTGGCAACTGCGTGCGGCGTGCCGGGATGCCGACACGAGCGTGTTCTTCCCACCGGCCCGAGGCTCGGCGCGCGAGCTGAGCGAGGCACGAGGAAAGGCTCTGTGCATGCAGTGTCCGGTGCGTCTCACGTGTTTGCAGTACGCGCTCGACGTCGAGGAGTCGTTCGGCATCTGGGGCGGTCTCACCGCCGCGGAGCGCCGCGAGCTTCACGGTCGTCGCGCGAATCCCCCGCCCGGTGCGGAAGAGTCCCACCCCGTCACCGAGTCCGGAGAGCGCCGTCCATGACTTCATCGCACGCATCGTCCAACGAATCCGGTCGCGCGACACCGTCCGACGCCACGACTCGGGCCGACCAGCCCGATCCGGCCACCACCACACGCGTGCCGGTGTCGGTCAGCGCGGCCACGTCGATCTTGCGGGCGCACCGCGCCGTGTGCGCCCAGAGCACCAAGTTGCGCGGCCGCAGGCGGCGCACGGCCTGGAGAAGAGCCTCGTGGGGCATCCGAGCCCCGAGGAACCGGGCGGGACATCCCCGCTCGGAAAGCGCCGCGTGCAGAGCTTCCAGCGGCAACGTGTGTTGTTCCTCCGCGACGCACGCGAGCAACGCGGGCAGCCGACGGGACTGTGCCGGGACCGGCACGCCGTGCAAGGCGCGCAGAATGCCGACCGTCGCGGCGTGTTCACTGGCGACCACGTCGTCGCCCAGGTCGAAGTGGTCGCCGAAGGTTCGCAGCAGCGGCGTGAGAATCTCGTCCCAGGTGCGCACCACTCCCCGCTCACCGAGATGTCGCGCGACGGTGTCGTGAATCCGGGCGACGTCGAGGCTCTGCGCGGCGCGCGCCAGTCCGCGCACGGCGGAATCGGCACGCCCGACCGCGAGTGCGCCCGAACCACCGCCGTCCCGTGCAGGAACGTCCGTCGTCGTCCCGCCTTGAGCCAGCTCCGCTGCCACCGCAGGCGGCACCCCTTCGGTCCTCAGCGCGATCATGCGGTCCAGGCGCGCGAGATCCTCGGTCGTGTAGCGACGATGTCTGCCCTCGTCGTGCGAGCCGGGCCCGAGGCCGTACCGCCGGTCCCAACTCCGCAGTGTCGGAACAGCGATGCCGAGTCGCTGTGCGACGGCGCCGATCGTCAACGCGACATCGGCTTCCGACTCGCCCATCAGGCGTCACCTCTTCCGTCAGTGGAACGGCGCCGTCCGCTCCGGCCGGGGCCGGGCCGAGTTGAGCCGTTCCTGCACTGGTCCTATGGTGCAGTTCGAGTCGGCTCCGTACCAACGCGGGAGGGTCGCATGTCGAACGTCGCGGCCTCGGGCTCTGCTGAGCGGCTTCGCCCCGTGCGCGTCGACGACGCGTTCCGCGAGCAGGTGCATCGGGCGATCGTCACGTTTCTCGCCGAACGGGAAGGGGAACTGCGGGCCGCAGCGCCGGACGCGGCCGAACTGATCGAACTCGCAGTCGATTTCGTCCAGGGCGGCAAGAAGCTGCGTTCGACGTTCGCCTACCTCGGCTGGCTCACCCGGCGGCCCGATTCGCTCCCGGCGCTGCGCGCGGCCGCGAGCCTGGAACTGCTCCACGCGTTCGCGCTGATGCAGGACGACGTGATGGACCGGTCGACGACCCGCCGCGGCAGACCGTGTCTGCACGAGACCGTGCAACACCGCCACCACGGCATCGACCAGCGGTTCGGCGAGTCCGCCGCGACGGTCCTCGGGGATCTCTGCCTGATCTGGTCCGAGCAGATGTTGCGGACCAGCGGACTCGACGAGGCCGCACTCCGCCGAGCCAACGACTGTTACGACGCCATGCGCCAAGAACTCGCGGTCGGCCAATACCTCGACCTGCTGTACACCCACCGCGAAAACGCAACCCGAACCGACGCTCTACGGACCGCCCTGCTCAAATCCGCTCGCTACACGGTCACCCGCCCACTGCAACTCGGAGCGCGACTGGCAGGTGGCGACGACCAGCTGCACCGCGACCTCGCAGCGTACGGCGACGCGATCGGACAGGCGATCCAGATCCGCGACGACATCCTCGGCGTGACCGGAGACCCCGTGGTGATGGGGAAGCCGACCGGGGACGATCTGCGGGCGGGCAAGAGGACGACCGTGGTCGCGACCGCCCTGGAGCTCGCCGATCCTGTCCAGGAGCGCACTCTCCGAACCATGCTCGGCGACCGCGCGGCCGCGCAGCACTCCGCCGCGCTGGTCGACGCCCTGCTGGAGACCGGCGCGATCGAGCATCTGGAGCAGGTGATCAGCGAGCAGCTCACCCGAGCCGAAGCATCCTTGCAGGCTGCGGACATCACGCCGGAGGTGGCCACCGAACTCCGCCGCATGGCCCGTCGCTGCGCCGATCGTGTGAGTTGATCCTGCGCCGCGACCACCTCGACCGATACCGAGTCACTCGACGGGAACCGGTGGTGACGGAAGATGGAGTTGCAAGGGAAAAACGTGCTCGTGGCGGGCGCCACGGGTGTCCTGGGCAGCAGGGTCAGCCGTGCGCTTCGGGACGAAGGTGCGCGCGTCGCGCTCGCCGGCCGCAACCGGCACGACCTCGACGCCCTGAGCGGCGAGTTCCCGGACTCGCCCACCATCGAGTTCGAAGCCATCGACACCGACTCGTGCACCCGTTGTGTCGAGACGGCTGTACGGGAACTGGGCGAGCGGCTCGACGTGCTGGTCGTGACTCTCGGCGTCGCCGCGTTCGGCCCCGCGCGCGAGACCGACTCGGCGGTGGTGGAGCACCTGCTCGCGGTCAACACGCTGGCCCCGATCGCGCTCACCACCGCCGCATTACCGCACGTGCGACGCGCCGAGGGCACTGTCGCCGTGCTCTCGGCGATCCTGGCCGACCACCCCACGCCGGACATGGCCGCCTCTTCGTCCAGCAAAGCCGCCGTCAGCGCGTGGTTGACGGCGCTTCGACGCGAAGAACGATCCTCCGGGGTCTCGGTGTTCGACATTCGTCCGCCACATATGGACACCGGGCTCGCCGACCGCGCCATCGCGGGCACGGCGTCCCGCCTCCCCACGCCGACCGACATCGACCTCGTCGTAGGGCAGATCCTGTCCGGGCTGCGTGACGGCGCGCGTGAGTTGAGTTTCGACGTCCGTGCCGGGGAATTCAGCCTGCGTTGAGGTGCCACGACC
Coding sequences within it:
- a CDS encoding polyprenyl synthetase family protein; this encodes MSNVAASGSAERLRPVRVDDAFREQVHRAIVTFLAEREGELRAAAPDAAELIELAVDFVQGGKKLRSTFAYLGWLTRRPDSLPALRAAASLELLHAFALMQDDVMDRSTTRRGRPCLHETVQHRHHGIDQRFGESAATVLGDLCLIWSEQMLRTSGLDEAALRRANDCYDAMRQELAVGQYLDLLYTHRENATRTDALRTALLKSARYTVTRPLQLGARLAGGDDQLHRDLAAYGDAIGQAIQIRDDILGVTGDPVVMGKPTGDDLRAGKRTTVVATALELADPVQERTLRTMLGDRAAAQHSAALVDALLETGAIEHLEQVISEQLTRAEASLQAADITPEVATELRRMARRCADRVS
- a CDS encoding SDR family NAD(P)-dependent oxidoreductase → MELQGKNVLVAGATGVLGSRVSRALRDEGARVALAGRNRHDLDALSGEFPDSPTIEFEAIDTDSCTRCVETAVRELGERLDVLVVTLGVAAFGPARETDSAVVEHLLAVNTLAPIALTTAALPHVRRAEGTVAVLSAILADHPTPDMAASSSSKAAVSAWLTALRREERSSGVSVFDIRPPHMDTGLADRAIAGTASRLPTPTDIDLVVGQILSGLRDGARELSFDVRAGEFSLR
- a CDS encoding WhiB family transcriptional regulator, whose amino-acid sequence is MVKGVEMANKSRAPTLHRLPRPVTERWDWQLRAACRDADTSVFFPPARGSARELSEARGKALCMQCPVRLTCLQYALDVEESFGIWGGLTAAERRELHGRRANPPPGAEESHPVTESGERRP
- a CDS encoding MerR family transcriptional regulator; this translates as MGESEADVALTIGAVAQRLGIAVPTLRSWDRRYGLGPGSHDEGRHRRYTTEDLARLDRMIALRTEGVPPAVAAELAQGGTTTDVPARDGGGSGALAVGRADSAVRGLARAAQSLDVARIHDTVARHLGERGVVRTWDEILTPLLRTFGDHFDLGDDVVASEHAATVGILRALHGVPVPAQSRRLPALLACVAEEQHTLPLEALHAALSERGCPARFLGARMPHEALLQAVRRLRPRNLVLWAHTARCARKIDVAALTDTGTRVVVAGSGWSARVVASDGVARPDSLDDACDEVMDGALRTR
- a CDS encoding helix-turn-helix domain-containing protein, which translates into the protein MQLGEVVAVDHSWQRAVRRVLARHPDGLSLSEVADEVGLSRANTWHALDELSRAGAVREYRRRSAEGRTRHVSLWRLREQWQVS